Proteins found in one Aspergillus puulaauensis MK2 DNA, chromosome 8, nearly complete sequence genomic segment:
- a CDS encoding uncharacterized protein (COG:S;~EggNog:ENOG410PGIZ) — protein sequence MSLLFLALAVAIYLLLASLLRTLHLYALRKKYTHLAPNPYTMTPQTAHTILLPLFTHEFPFSYALSTQTALLKSYAIPSGTSLLTSTRRLTTPRAVGKRSEDTAIFISELLASSIDSERGLKALSKMNWIHRQYGTRIRNDDMIHTLALFVLEPLRWIDRFEWRPLLQVERVAVFVYWREIALRMGMVGVPGTIDELGIWAAGFEEGNMYFAESNVACAEATVELFVRALPGWMRGVGRGVVAALIEERVRPLLGVREPPGWVVKVVEGLLDVRAWAVRVLFLPRWKGVPVGGVVDAKTGRVRREVYAFEPWYVGESWWLSILKKWTGLGLWMGKPLPGPEFLSDGYLPEELGPKEFREKSRADVLADAEKMGEYARQGGGAVLGCPFAFGR from the coding sequence ATGTCGCTCCTCTTTCTAGCCCTGGCTGTAGCAATATATCTCCTCCTagcctccctcctccgcaccTTACACCTCTACGCCCTCCGCAAGAAATACACCCACCTAGCACCAAACCCCTACACCATGACCCCCCAAACCGCACAcacaatcctcctccccctcttcaCACACgaattccccttctcctaCGCCCTCTCCACCCAAACCGCCCTCCTCAAATCCTACGCCATCCCCTCCGGCACCTCCCTGCTAACATCCACCCGCCGCCTCACCACCCCGCGCGCCGTGGGAAAACGCTCCGAAGACACCGCAATCTTCATATCCGAGCTGCTAGCCTCCAGCATCGACAGCGAGCGCGGCTTGAAGGCACTCTCCAAAATGAACTGGATCCATAGACAGTACGGAACCCGGATCCGGAACGACGATATGATACACACCCTTGCGCTGTTTGTGCTGGAGCCGTTGAGGTGGATTGACCGGTTCGAGTGGCGCCCGTTACTGCAGGTTGAGCGCGTGGCGGTCTTTGTGTATTGGAGGGAGATTGCGCTGAGGATGGGCATGGTGGGCGTTCCGGGGACGATTGATGAGTTGGGGATTTGGGCGgcggggtttgaggaggggaatatGTATTTTGCGGAGAGTAATGTGGCTTGTGCGGAGGCGACGGTGGAGTTGTTTGTGAGGGCTTTGCcgggttggatgaggggggttgggaggggggttgttgcggcgcTGATTGAGGAGCGGGTGAGGCCGTTGCTGGGGGTGCGGGAGCCGCCGGGGTGGGTGGTGAAGGTTGTGGAGGGGTTGTTGGATgttagggcttgggctgTTAGGGTGTTGTTTTTACCGAGGTGGAAGGGGGTTCCTGTTGGTGGGGTGGTGGATGCGAAGACTGGGAGGGTAAGGAGGGAGGTGTATGCGTTTGAGCCGTGGTATGTGGGTGAGTCGTGGTGGTTGAGCATTCTAAAGAAATGGACTGGGTTGGGCTTGTGGATGGGGAAGCCGTTGCCAGGCCCCGAGTTCCTGAGTGATGGGTATTTGCCTGAGGAGCTGGGACCCAAGGAATTCAGGGAGAAGTCGAGGGCGGATGTACTGGCTGATGCAGAGAAGATGGGGGAGTATGCCAGGCAGGGAGGCGGAGCTGTCTTGGGATGCCCGTTTGCCTTTGGCAGATAG
- a CDS encoding dual specificity protein phosphatase family protein (InterPro:IPR020422,IPR016130,IPR000387,IPR029021, IPR000340;~go_function: GO:0004725 - protein tyrosine phosphatase activity [Evidence IEA];~go_function: GO:0008138 - protein tyrosine/serine/threonine phosphatase activity [Evidence IEA];~go_function: GO:0016791 - phosphatase activity [Evidence IEA];~go_process: GO:0006470 - protein dephosphorylation [Evidence IEA];~go_process: GO:0016311 - dephosphorylation [Evidence IEA]): protein MAETTALDQIRAIPGLYISDHFSAQDKALLAKHRISHILSILRWEDLHSNGHFHDSTPAPQGTIGPAIQRKQVEIADAETEDILTRLTEMTDWIHDALTRPHPHGNANTDSTENGSAGHTGGCVLVHCNKGISRSGAVVVAYIMKNLATPYVQSLNLARESRSLIEPNYGFECQLRLWEGCGYSTFEGPVSGECHFEPKGKK from the exons ATGGCAGAAACAACAGCCCTCGACCAGATTCGTGCAATCCCTGGCCTCTACATCTCAGA TCATTTCTCAGCCCAGGATAAAGCCCTTCTAGCCAAACACCGCATCTCACACATCCTCTCTATCTTACGATGGGAAGACCTCCACAGCAATGGACACTTTCATGATTCTaccccagctcctcaaggTACCATAGGACCTGCGATACAACGCAAGCAGGTTGAGATAGCCGACGCAGAAACGGAAGACATCCTCACCCGTTTAACAGAGATGACCGATTGGATCCATGATGCTCTTACACGACCACATCCGCACGGCAATGCGAATACAGACAGCACCGAGAACGGATCAGCTGGGCACACTGGGGGCTGCGTCCTCGTTCACTGTAACAAGGGGATATCGCGTTCCggggcggttgttgttgcttaTA TAATGAAAAACCTTGCCACGCCCTACGTTCAATCGCTAAATCTCGCGCGGGAATCGCGGAGTCTGATTGAGCCGAACTATGGGTTTGAGTGTCAACTGCGGCTTTGGGAGGGATGTGGGTATAGTACTTTCGAGGGGCCAGTGAGTGGCGAGTGTCACTTTGAGCCGAAGGGCAAAAAATGA